A window of Chitinophaga sp. MM2321 contains these coding sequences:
- a CDS encoding TetR/AcrR family transcriptional regulator has protein sequence MATEKNTEALIIAAAKKIFMQKGLAGARMQDIADEAGINKAMLHYYYRSKDKLFEIIFEEAANSIFKVLSQILKSDLSFREMIAAIVENYLSHLTQNPFLPMFVLNEIHQNPERIMNRFRKTGHPPDVKAFVAKVMLAQEKGEIKPTDPLQLLLNIVSMCIFPFAAKPLLKVVSGISEQQYNRIMEDRKKFLVDFIMAALQP, from the coding sequence ATGGCCACAGAGAAAAATACGGAGGCGCTCATCATTGCAGCAGCAAAGAAAATATTTATGCAAAAGGGCCTCGCAGGCGCCCGCATGCAGGATATCGCTGATGAAGCCGGCATCAATAAAGCCATGCTGCATTATTACTACCGGAGCAAAGACAAACTTTTTGAAATCATCTTTGAAGAAGCGGCCAACAGCATCTTCAAAGTACTCAGCCAGATACTTAAATCTGACCTTTCATTCCGGGAAATGATTGCAGCAATCGTAGAGAATTATCTCTCACATCTTACACAAAATCCTTTCCTGCCGATGTTTGTGTTAAATGAAATTCATCAGAACCCGGAACGTATCATGAACCGTTTCCGGAAAACCGGCCATCCACCGGATGTAAAAGCATTTGTAGCGAAAGTAATGCTGGCGCAAGAGAAAGGAGAGATCAAACCCACCGATCCGCTACAGTTACTGTTGAATATTGTATCCATGTGTATTTTTCCCTTTGCTGCAAAGCCTTTACTGAAAGTTGTTTCCGGCATAAGCGAACAACAGTACAATCGTATAATGGAAGATAGAAAGAAGTTCCTCGTCGATTTTATTATGGCTGCATTACAACCTTGA
- a CDS encoding TolC family protein produces MKNIIWIWLLFSLSAAAQDSTVLTLEQCQQLARQNYPLLKQQQILDKILQVQTRNINNAWLPQAALNGQASYQSDVTEIPIRLPGINIASLPKDQYRATIDVNQQLYDGGATRGQRDLQTLQQQTSRQQVEVELYKVKQQVTQVYFNTLLTNEYINVALLAQKDLTQRLGKMQAGVDYGTVLPSSVDLLQAELLKARQQEITAVSSRQAYLEVLRLLTGSPITDVAARSIPTAADITPTDTLSRPELLLFHLQSNTLQQQSILTGTRTRPRISAFVQGGYGRPGLNMLSNDFEPFYMAGVRFNWTLWNWHYQRNEQQVLSLQQKNVEEQSATFSLNTRVQLAQQKGEIDQLQKILEKDEAIIALRIRVKEAANAQLDNGVITVHEYVQDLDAETQARINQKTHALQLSLALINYQLTRGY; encoded by the coding sequence ATGAAAAACATTATCTGGATCTGGCTCTTGTTTTCTCTTTCTGCAGCTGCCCAGGACTCCACCGTACTCACACTGGAACAATGCCAGCAGCTGGCACGGCAAAATTATCCGTTGTTGAAACAGCAACAGATATTGGATAAGATCCTGCAAGTGCAAACCAGGAACATTAACAATGCCTGGCTACCACAGGCTGCACTGAACGGCCAGGCATCGTATCAGTCGGATGTGACGGAGATCCCCATCAGACTACCCGGCATCAACATTGCTTCCCTGCCCAAAGATCAGTACCGCGCCACCATTGATGTAAACCAACAGCTCTATGACGGCGGCGCCACCCGTGGGCAACGCGACCTGCAAACACTGCAACAGCAAACTTCCCGGCAACAGGTGGAAGTGGAATTGTATAAGGTAAAGCAACAGGTGACACAGGTATACTTCAACACTTTACTCACAAACGAATATATCAACGTGGCATTGCTGGCGCAGAAAGATCTGACCCAACGGCTGGGAAAAATGCAGGCGGGCGTTGACTATGGCACCGTGTTGCCTTCCAGCGTGGACCTGTTGCAGGCGGAGCTGCTGAAAGCCCGGCAACAGGAGATTACAGCGGTATCATCCCGGCAGGCTTACCTCGAAGTATTGCGGCTGCTGACCGGCAGCCCTATAACGGATGTGGCTGCACGTAGTATACCCACAGCGGCAGATATAACGCCAACGGATACACTCAGCAGACCCGAACTGTTGCTGTTTCATCTTCAGTCCAACACATTGCAACAACAATCCATACTTACCGGCACCCGCACCCGCCCGCGTATCAGCGCCTTTGTACAGGGAGGTTACGGTCGGCCGGGTCTGAACATGCTCAGCAATGATTTTGAACCTTTCTATATGGCAGGTGTCCGCTTTAACTGGACGCTCTGGAACTGGCACTACCAGCGGAACGAACAGCAGGTACTCTCCTTACAGCAAAAAAATGTGGAAGAACAATCGGCCACCTTTTCGCTCAACACCCGTGTGCAACTGGCGCAACAAAAAGGAGAGATTGATCAGCTGCAAAAAATACTGGAGAAAGATGAAGCCATCATCGCCCTGCGCATCCGTGTAAAAGAAGCCGCCAACGCACAACTGGACAATGGCGTGATTACCGTACACGAATACGTACAGGACCTGGACGCAGAAACACAGGCGCGCATCAATCAGAAAACACATGCGCTGCAACTCAGCCTTGCACTCATTAATTATCAACTGACCCGTGGTTACTAA
- a CDS encoding HlyD family efflux transporter periplasmic adaptor subunit has protein sequence MKAFHIAILCSMALGACKANKHQADAFGNFEAVETIVGAEGTGKLLVFDVEEGMVLPADTIVGWIDSTQLHLKKTQLQANIKAVLSKRPDTQPQLQVIREQIARQQVEQQRITNLLKARAATPKQLDDINAQIAILEKQYRSLASSLQTQVSGINSETQPLQAQVAQVTDQLTQSRVVNPVKGTVLVKYAERGEVVTYGKALYKIADLSDIILRAYVGEEQLGEVKPGQTVTVLTDMPDGKYKEWPGTVTWIAAEAEFTPKIIQTKEERTNLVYAVKVKVKNDGSLKIGMPAELSFAKK, from the coding sequence ATGAAAGCTTTTCATATTGCGATACTCTGCTCCATGGCGCTGGGCGCCTGTAAAGCCAATAAACACCAGGCAGACGCCTTCGGTAATTTTGAAGCGGTAGAAACGATTGTAGGCGCCGAAGGCACCGGTAAGCTATTGGTATTTGATGTGGAAGAAGGAATGGTACTGCCGGCAGACACCATCGTGGGATGGATTGATTCTACCCAGCTTCATCTCAAAAAAACACAGCTCCAGGCTAACATAAAAGCCGTGCTGAGCAAGCGCCCTGACACACAGCCACAGCTCCAGGTGATCCGGGAACAGATTGCCCGTCAGCAGGTAGAGCAGCAACGTATTACCAACCTGCTCAAAGCCCGCGCTGCCACACCCAAACAACTGGATGATATCAATGCGCAGATAGCGATCCTCGAAAAACAATACCGCTCGCTCGCTTCCTCCCTGCAAACACAGGTAAGTGGTATCAACAGTGAAACACAGCCCTTACAGGCGCAGGTGGCACAGGTAACCGATCAGCTTACACAGTCGCGCGTAGTGAACCCTGTAAAAGGTACAGTACTGGTGAAGTATGCGGAAAGGGGCGAAGTAGTCACCTACGGCAAAGCCCTGTACAAGATCGCGGATCTCTCCGATATTATTCTCCGTGCTTATGTTGGAGAAGAACAGCTGGGAGAAGTAAAGCCGGGGCAAACCGTGACCGTACTAACGGACATGCCCGATGGAAAATATAAGGAGTGGCCGGGAACCGTTACCTGGATTGCGGCGGAGGCGGAATTTACGCCCAAGATCATACAAACAAAAGAAGAAAGGACCAACCTGGTATACGCCGTAAAAGTAAAAGTGAAGAATGATGGCAGCCTCAAAATCGGTATGCCGGCAGAACTGTCATTTGCAAAAAAATAA
- a CDS encoding ABC transporter ATP-binding protein, translated as MGNPIIVEQVSKSFGDVQALRDVSFEVKPAELFGLIGPDGAGKSTLFRILTTLLLANKGRASVNGLDVVTQFKAIRKMVGYMPGRFSLYQDLTVEENLHFFATIFKTTVTANYDLIKDIYEQIAPFKKRPAGQLSGGMKQKLALCCALVHKPVVLFLDEPTTGVDPVSRKEFWEMLKGLRQKGIPVLVSTPYMDEAVLCDRVALMQQGTLMEIDAPQGIINGFTQPIWAVSAVKMFQLLTSVRAFPQTASCYAFGEYLHVTLKRGTADLPQLQQYLQQQQHEGLKIMPITASIEDCFMALSPAI; from the coding sequence ATGGGAAATCCTATTATCGTTGAGCAGGTGTCTAAAAGTTTTGGTGATGTGCAGGCATTGCGGGATGTCTCCTTCGAAGTAAAGCCAGCAGAGCTTTTCGGATTGATCGGTCCCGATGGCGCCGGAAAATCCACGCTGTTCCGCATCCTGACTACTTTATTGCTGGCAAATAAAGGACGGGCATCCGTCAACGGACTGGATGTAGTCACCCAATTCAAAGCTATACGCAAAATGGTGGGCTATATGCCCGGACGTTTTTCGCTCTACCAGGATCTGACGGTGGAAGAGAACCTGCATTTTTTTGCCACCATCTTCAAAACTACGGTCACGGCAAACTATGACCTGATCAAAGATATTTATGAGCAGATCGCGCCGTTTAAAAAACGGCCGGCCGGTCAGTTGTCAGGCGGCATGAAACAGAAGCTGGCACTGTGTTGCGCGCTGGTACACAAACCGGTTGTACTATTCCTGGATGAACCTACCACCGGTGTTGATCCGGTATCACGCAAAGAATTCTGGGAAATGCTGAAAGGGCTGCGGCAGAAAGGTATTCCGGTACTCGTATCCACGCCATACATGGATGAAGCGGTATTGTGCGACCGGGTGGCGCTCATGCAACAGGGAACACTGATGGAAATAGATGCGCCGCAAGGTATTATCAACGGCTTTACACAACCCATCTGGGCCGTGAGTGCTGTAAAGATGTTTCAGTTGCTGACCAGCGTCCGCGCATTTCCGCAAACAGCCAGCTGCTACGCTTTTGGAGAGTATCTGCATGTTACTTTGAAGCGGGGAACAGCAGACCTGCCGCAACTACAGCAATACCTGCAACAGCAACAGCACGAAGGATTAAAGATCATGCCTATCACCGCCAGTATTGAAGATTGTTTCATGGCATTAAGTCCGGCAATATGA
- a CDS encoding ABC transporter ATP-binding protein: protein MNPIVTRSLTKKFGAFTATNAITFEVKPGEIFGFLGANGAGKTTAMRMLCGLLKPTSGEAFVAGYDVYTQTEKVKQRIGYMSQRFSLYEDLTVKENIRFYGGIYGLSNQQIKDKSTQLLQKLGMQQEGDQLVGSLPLGWKQKLAFSVAIFHDPSIVFLDEPTGGVDPVTRRQFWDMIYEAADSGVTVFVTTHYMDEAEYCNRVSIMVDGRIEALDTPAALKAQYGADTMDGVFLQLARGK, encoded by the coding sequence ATGAACCCGATCGTCACCAGGTCACTCACCAAAAAGTTCGGCGCTTTCACCGCCACCAATGCCATCACTTTTGAAGTGAAGCCCGGAGAGATCTTTGGGTTCCTCGGCGCCAACGGCGCCGGTAAAACAACCGCCATGCGCATGCTCTGTGGATTGCTGAAACCCACAAGCGGAGAGGCTTTTGTGGCAGGATATGATGTGTACACGCAAACGGAGAAAGTGAAGCAACGTATTGGTTATATGAGCCAACGTTTTTCCCTGTACGAAGATCTTACCGTGAAAGAGAACATCCGTTTTTATGGCGGCATCTACGGGTTAAGTAACCAGCAGATAAAAGATAAATCCACGCAGTTGTTACAGAAGCTGGGAATGCAGCAGGAGGGAGATCAGCTGGTGGGTAGCCTGCCATTGGGCTGGAAACAGAAGCTGGCCTTTTCCGTCGCTATCTTTCATGATCCTTCTATCGTATTCCTGGATGAGCCAACCGGCGGCGTTGATCCGGTGACGCGGCGACAATTCTGGGATATGATTTATGAGGCGGCAGACAGCGGCGTTACCGTTTTTGTAACCACCCACTATATGGACGAAGCGGAATATTGTAACCGGGTATCCATTATGGTAGATGGTAGGATAGAAGCACTGGATACACCCGCAGCACTGAAAGCGCAATACGGGGCAGACACCATGGATGGCGTTTTTTTACAATTGGCAAGAGGAAAATAA
- a CDS encoding ABC transporter permease — MQQFLVFVRKEFYHIFRDKRTLLILFGMPVVQIILFGFAITNEIRGAKIAVLDQSHDYYSRRLTDKLVASGYFEIAQYLQSNSQIEAAFKEGDIKMVVVIPAKFGQAFFHQRKAPLQLLADAGDPNTATTLLNYATAIIGSYQQELNQQLELPLTIDTTVRMLYNPALKSVFMFVPGVMTLILLLVSAMMTSITITREKELGTMEILLVSPLPPPVIIIGKVMPYILLAFINALIILAMGVWIFGMPVKGSLVLLLAECVLFVLTALSLGILISTVTDTQQTAMMASMMGLLMPTVLLSGFIFPLESMPRPLQLLANIMPAKWFIIILKDIMLKGAGLRDVWLQTTVLAGMTVFFLGVSIKNFKIRLN; from the coding sequence ATGCAGCAGTTCCTGGTTTTCGTCCGTAAAGAATTTTATCACATCTTCCGCGATAAACGCACTCTGCTCATCCTGTTCGGAATGCCGGTGGTGCAGATCATCCTTTTTGGTTTTGCGATCACCAATGAGATCAGGGGCGCAAAAATTGCAGTGCTGGATCAGTCGCACGACTATTACAGCCGCCGTCTTACCGACAAGCTGGTGGCTTCCGGTTATTTTGAAATTGCGCAATACCTGCAAAGTAACAGCCAGATAGAAGCGGCCTTTAAAGAAGGGGATATAAAAATGGTGGTGGTTATCCCCGCAAAATTTGGCCAGGCTTTCTTTCATCAGAGAAAAGCACCGCTGCAACTACTCGCAGATGCCGGCGACCCAAATACCGCTACCACGCTACTCAACTACGCGACGGCTATTATCGGCAGTTATCAGCAGGAGCTGAACCAGCAGTTGGAGCTGCCTCTTACCATAGACACGACCGTACGTATGCTGTATAACCCTGCGCTGAAAAGTGTTTTCATGTTCGTGCCCGGGGTAATGACATTGATCCTGTTGCTGGTATCTGCCATGATGACGTCTATCACTATTACCCGCGAAAAAGAACTGGGTACCATGGAAATATTGCTGGTGTCGCCATTGCCGCCACCGGTCATTATCATCGGAAAAGTAATGCCTTATATCTTGCTGGCCTTCATCAATGCGTTGATCATCCTCGCTATGGGCGTATGGATTTTCGGGATGCCGGTTAAAGGCAGTCTTGTATTGCTGTTGGCGGAATGTGTGTTGTTTGTACTCACGGCTTTATCGCTCGGTATTCTTATCTCCACAGTTACGGATACACAGCAAACCGCCATGATGGCTTCTATGATGGGGTTGCTGATGCCCACGGTATTATTGTCAGGATTTATATTTCCGTTGGAAAGTATGCCGCGGCCACTGCAATTGTTAGCGAATATAATGCCGGCCAAATGGTTTATCATCATCCTGAAAGACATTATGCTGAAAGGGGCGGGCCTGCGGGATGTATGGCTGCAAACTACCGTGCTGGCCGGTATGACGGTATTCTTCCTGGGGGTTAGTATCAAGAACTTTAAAATCCGTTTAAACTGA
- a CDS encoding ABC transporter permease, whose protein sequence is MRTILFLLQKEFLQIFRSKAMLRIIVLVPVLQLIVLSYAANYEIKNIAIDVIDRDLSPWSRQLVSKLTASGYFKLHRHTFDQQAAFADIADDKADIVLVIPPHFERDLVKENKAQLQLLVNAINGSKAGLAYGYANSIIRDFNQEVRTSWLALDKRNGPAFIDITWSNWYNPQMDYKIFMVPGILVVLVTLIGAFLSGMNIVKEKEIGTIEQLNVTPIRKYQFILGKLIPFWIIALFELAFGLLIGKLLFQLPIVGSIWLVFFFAAIYLWVMLGMGLLVSTFTETQQQAMFIAWFFVIIFMLMSGLFTPVESMPHWAQVLTWFNPIAYFVKVIRMVMLKGSGWEQIQGYLLIMLAYAAVMNGVAILNYRKRA, encoded by the coding sequence ATGCGTACCATTCTTTTTTTATTACAGAAAGAGTTCCTGCAGATTTTCCGCAGCAAGGCGATGTTGCGCATTATTGTACTCGTGCCGGTACTTCAGTTGATTGTATTGTCCTACGCAGCTAACTACGAGATTAAAAATATAGCCATTGACGTTATAGACCGGGATCTCTCGCCCTGGTCGCGGCAGCTGGTCAGCAAGCTGACCGCCTCCGGTTACTTCAAGCTGCACAGGCATACTTTTGACCAGCAGGCGGCTTTTGCAGATATTGCGGATGACAAGGCTGATATTGTACTGGTGATTCCACCGCATTTTGAACGTGATCTTGTAAAGGAAAACAAAGCGCAGCTACAACTGCTGGTGAATGCGATCAACGGCAGTAAAGCCGGGCTGGCTTACGGATATGCCAATAGTATCATCCGTGATTTTAACCAGGAGGTGCGTACATCGTGGCTGGCGCTGGATAAGCGAAACGGGCCTGCTTTTATTGATATTACCTGGTCTAACTGGTATAATCCGCAGATGGATTATAAAATATTTATGGTGCCGGGTATCCTGGTCGTGCTGGTAACGCTGATAGGCGCATTTTTATCAGGGATGAATATTGTAAAGGAGAAGGAGATAGGTACTATTGAACAACTAAATGTAACGCCTATACGTAAGTACCAGTTTATACTGGGCAAGCTCATTCCATTCTGGATCATCGCCTTGTTTGAGCTGGCCTTTGGCTTGCTGATCGGTAAACTGCTGTTTCAGCTGCCGATAGTAGGCAGCATCTGGCTGGTATTCTTTTTTGCCGCCATCTATCTTTGGGTGATGCTGGGCATGGGCCTGCTCGTTTCCACTTTTACAGAAACGCAGCAACAGGCTATGTTTATCGCCTGGTTTTTTGTGATCATCTTTATGCTGATGAGTGGCCTGTTTACACCGGTAGAAAGCATGCCGCATTGGGCGCAGGTGCTTACCTGGTTTAATCCTATCGCTTATTTTGTAAAGGTAATCCGCATGGTGATGCTGAAGGGCAGTGGCTGGGAACAGATCCAGGGCTACCTGCTCATCATGCTGGCGTATGCAGCGGTGATGAATGGCGTGGCTATCCTGAATTACCGCAAGCGTGCCTAG
- a CDS encoding PLP-dependent aminotransferase family protein translates to MIKTADHLYLQVAENIEQLIEKEVMKMGEKLPSVRMLSKQQGISLSTAFQAYYHLEGKGLIESRPKSGYYIRYNMRRMPAMPSTCQPVKKASEVTVSDMVMEVFRHMSNDSILKFSVATPPVEILPAAKMAKAVVHALRELPAGGIGYEELQGNALLRGQIARMSLSWGCAATADEVVTTNGCMDALTLCLSATTQPGDTIAIESPAYYGALQLAESMGLKVLEVPTHPVTGVDLDYLDKAIPKHKIKACLFVTNFNNPLGSCMPDNNKKELVAMMEKYDIALIEDDIYGDLYFGKQRPASCKTFDKNGHVLLCNSFSKSLAPGYRVGWTMPGKYKEKVLRMKQNHSIACGSLAHAAIGHFLEIGRYEFHLRNLRKTLHTQSLRYAQAISEYFPESACVTRPQGGCVLWVELDDSINTFDLFQQALKNKISFCPGRIFSLQNRYNNCLRISYGNPWSKQVDDGLKTLGKLIRKMS, encoded by the coding sequence ATGATAAAAACAGCAGATCATCTCTACCTCCAGGTAGCTGAAAATATAGAACAACTGATAGAAAAAGAAGTGATGAAGATGGGCGAAAAACTGCCCTCCGTGCGTATGCTGAGCAAGCAACAAGGTATCAGTTTATCCACCGCCTTCCAGGCTTATTACCACCTGGAAGGAAAAGGGCTGATAGAATCCAGGCCCAAATCAGGCTATTACATCCGTTATAATATGCGGCGCATGCCAGCCATGCCAAGCACCTGTCAGCCGGTAAAAAAAGCCAGCGAGGTAACCGTGAGCGATATGGTGATGGAAGTGTTCCGTCACATGAGCAATGACAGCATTCTGAAATTTTCTGTGGCTACCCCACCGGTAGAAATTTTACCGGCGGCAAAAATGGCCAAAGCGGTGGTACATGCATTGCGGGAACTGCCAGCCGGCGGTATCGGTTATGAAGAACTGCAGGGCAATGCCCTGTTACGCGGACAAATAGCGCGGATGTCTCTCAGCTGGGGCTGTGCTGCTACTGCTGACGAAGTAGTGACTACCAATGGCTGCATGGACGCACTCACGCTTTGTTTAAGCGCCACTACACAACCGGGAGATACCATCGCTATTGAAAGTCCGGCCTATTATGGCGCCTTACAGCTGGCGGAAAGCATGGGACTGAAAGTGCTGGAAGTGCCCACCCACCCCGTCACCGGCGTGGATCTCGATTATCTCGACAAAGCCATCCCGAAACACAAGATCAAAGCCTGCCTGTTTGTAACCAACTTCAACAACCCACTGGGCAGTTGTATGCCGGACAACAACAAAAAGGAACTGGTAGCCATGATGGAGAAATACGATATCGCGTTGATAGAAGATGATATTTATGGAGATCTTTACTTTGGCAAACAACGCCCTGCCTCTTGTAAAACATTCGATAAAAACGGGCATGTACTTCTTTGTAATTCCTTCTCAAAGTCACTGGCGCCGGGCTACCGCGTAGGATGGACCATGCCGGGGAAATACAAAGAGAAAGTATTGCGGATGAAACAAAATCATTCCATCGCCTGCGGTTCTCTGGCACATGCCGCTATCGGACATTTCCTGGAAATAGGCCGTTACGAATTTCACCTGCGCAACCTGCGTAAAACCCTGCACACCCAGAGTTTACGGTATGCGCAGGCGATCAGTGAATATTTCCCGGAAAGCGCGTGCGTAACCCGCCCACAGGGTGGTTGTGTATTATGGGTGGAACTGGACGATTCCATCAACACCTTCGACCTCTTTCAGCAGGCACTCAAAAACAAGATCAGTTTTTGTCCCGGTCGTATCTTCTCCCTGCAAAACCGCTACAATAACTGCCTGCGGATCAGCTACGGCAACCCGTGGAGTAAACAGGTAGACGACGGTTTAAAAACACTGGGAAAACTGATCCGCAAAATGAGCTAG
- a CDS encoding PLP-dependent aminotransferase family protein, with translation MNKNKEFLYLQLADKIEKMIGAGAYTIGDKLPSVRSLHREHGISISTALQVYTHLERQGWVEAREKSGYFVQFSRQGLPQLPPVSNPVQTASKVQVSERVAMIRNTSSNKHIFSLIGASPDTSLLPTAKLNKALRQAAREESKAYIPYSDVTGYEPLRRQIAKLSLNWGGAVTPDQVIITNGAIEAATLCLRAVAKAGDTIAIESPTFFGLLQAIENLGMKVLEIPTDPVTGVSLDKLEEVFKKKKVQACLFICTYNNPLGSCIPDNSKKQLAQLLHKYHIPLIEDDVYGDLHFAPERPKTVKTYDRDDLVLYCSSFSKSLAAGLRVGWIINSRYHEKLAQLKFMSSASTGLLPQLLLVKYLEQQRMDLHLKSLRQALSIQSMQMTKGIQQSFPADTRLTRPAGGISLWVVLPPKVDTWELHRKALEHQIAFTPGALFSSQPKYNNCLRLSNATPWNDDLAWAVQTLGKLICKQLK, from the coding sequence ATGAATAAAAATAAAGAATTCTTATATCTTCAACTGGCAGATAAAATAGAAAAGATGATTGGCGCAGGCGCCTATACTATTGGCGATAAACTCCCTTCTGTACGCAGTTTGCACAGGGAACACGGCATCAGTATCAGCACGGCCCTGCAGGTATATACACACCTGGAAAGGCAGGGCTGGGTGGAAGCCAGGGAAAAATCAGGATACTTTGTACAGTTTTCCCGGCAGGGGCTGCCCCAGTTGCCGCCCGTTTCCAACCCGGTACAAACCGCGTCGAAGGTACAGGTTAGTGAACGCGTGGCTATGATCAGGAATACTTCTTCCAACAAGCATATTTTTTCGCTGATAGGAGCATCGCCCGATACCTCATTGTTGCCCACCGCCAAGCTGAACAAAGCTTTGCGGCAGGCGGCGCGGGAAGAATCAAAAGCGTATATCCCTTACAGTGATGTTACCGGTTATGAGCCGCTGCGGCGGCAGATAGCCAAACTATCGCTCAATTGGGGCGGTGCTGTTACACCGGACCAGGTCATCATCACCAACGGCGCCATAGAGGCTGCCACACTCTGTTTGCGGGCGGTAGCCAAAGCAGGCGACACCATTGCCATTGAGTCGCCTACATTTTTCGGCTTGTTGCAGGCCATTGAAAATCTCGGTATGAAAGTGCTGGAAATCCCTACAGACCCGGTTACCGGTGTAAGCCTGGACAAACTGGAAGAAGTGTTCAAAAAGAAAAAAGTGCAGGCCTGCTTATTCATCTGCACGTATAACAATCCGCTTGGCAGCTGTATTCCAGATAACAGTAAAAAACAATTGGCGCAACTGCTGCATAAATACCATATCCCGCTGATAGAAGATGATGTGTATGGTGATCTTCATTTCGCGCCGGAGCGGCCTAAAACGGTCAAAACATATGACCGCGACGACCTCGTACTATATTGTTCCTCTTTCTCTAAATCACTGGCAGCCGGGCTTCGCGTCGGGTGGATTATCAACAGCAGGTATCATGAAAAACTCGCGCAACTTAAATTTATGTCGTCCGCCAGTACAGGATTACTGCCACAACTGTTGTTGGTGAAGTACCTGGAACAGCAACGGATGGACCTTCACCTCAAATCATTGCGGCAGGCCCTCAGCATACAATCCATGCAGATGACCAAGGGCATACAACAATCGTTTCCGGCAGACACGCGCCTCACCCGCCCTGCCGGTGGTATCAGTTTGTGGGTGGTACTTCCGCCGAAAGTTGATACGTGGGAGTTACACCGGAAAGCACTGGAACATCAGATTGCCTTTACACCCGGCGCACTGTTTTCCAGTCAGCCTAAATACAATAACTGTCTGCGCCTCTCCAATGCAACACCCTGGAACGATGACCTGGCCTGGGCTGTACAAACCCTCGGCAAACTGATCTGTAAACAGCTGAAATAA
- a CDS encoding carboxymuconolactone decarboxylase family protein → MKARMDLTKGFPDLYNAMLGLENAVRNSGIEKSLYELIKIRASQINGCVFCINMHTKDARAGGETEQRIYGLSAWQEAPYYSDRERAALALTESVTLLASTHVPDDVYNAAAAIFTEKELGNIIMAIVVINGWNRICVTTRTQPV, encoded by the coding sequence ATGAAAGCAAGAATGGACCTCACCAAAGGATTTCCGGATTTATACAATGCTATGCTGGGATTGGAGAACGCAGTAAGGAACAGCGGTATAGAGAAATCATTATATGAGCTGATCAAAATCCGTGCTTCGCAGATCAATGGCTGTGTTTTCTGTATCAATATGCACACGAAAGATGCGCGTGCAGGAGGCGAAACAGAACAACGCATTTACGGCTTGTCAGCCTGGCAGGAAGCGCCCTATTATTCCGACAGGGAACGCGCTGCACTCGCACTAACTGAATCAGTTACCCTGCTGGCTTCCACACATGTGCCCGATGATGTATACAATGCTGCAGCTGCTATATTTACAGAGAAAGAACTGGGCAATATTATCATGGCTATTGTGGTTATAAATGGCTGGAACAGGATTTGTGTAACTACCAGGACACAGCCGGTATAA